A stretch of the Solanum dulcamara chromosome 6, daSolDulc1.2, whole genome shotgun sequence genome encodes the following:
- the LOC129893149 gene encoding ribonuclease S-6-like, whose protein sequence is MKKMELPFFFLVLILLLEITFSVESQNPALLKYVLEWPPTFCIQLNHEKEGWCKVPIPYHQFTLHGLMPADEEGFSIKYCSNTEPNWNALFESTRDELVTFWPSLREDFNETEFWKRQWRAHGSCAGTTPEEYFHKAIHINHLPEHGNLFNYLIKRGIFPSDHRAYRKEDIVKAIQSVFDEFPSLIRQRSPPRPSSGSPSRNIYLSCVPTNHGYILSEVTLCTNLEGTEYISCPLEADPASCPDEIMLPLPNDQIR, encoded by the exons ATGAAGAAGATGGAACTTCCcttcttttttcttgttctcATTTTGCTACTTGAAATAACATTTTCTGTTGAGTCTCAAAATCCAGCACTcttgaagtatgtgcttgaatGGCCACCTACTTTCTGTATTCAATTGAATCACGAAAAAGAAGGTTGGTGCAAAGTACCAATTCCTTATCATCAATTCACACTGCATGGCCTTATGCCAGCAGATGAAGAAGGATTTAGCATTAAATATTGCTCGAACACAGAGCCAAATTGGAATGCGCTG TTTGAATCAACCAGAGATGAACTCGTAACATTCTGGCCATCGCTTAGAGAAGATTTTAATGAGACGGAGTTCTGGAAGCGCCAGTGGCGAGCCCATGGATCGTGTGCAGGAACAACACCTGAAGAGTACTTCCACAAAGCAATACATATCAATCACTTGCCTGAACATGGCAACTTGTTCaattacttgataaaaagagGGATTTTTCCAAGTGATCATAGGGCTTATCGAAAAGAAGATATTGTTAAGGCTATCCAAAGTGTCTTTGATGAATTTCCTTCTCTAATTCGTCAACGTTCTCCCCCTCGTCCTTCTTCTGGATCACCATCGCGTAATATTTATCTCTCTTGTGTTCCAACAAATCATGGTTACATATTGAGTGAGGTTACCTTGTGCACTAATCTAGAGGGCACTGAATACATTTCATGTCCATTAGAAGCTGATCCAGCAAGTTGCCCTGATGAAATTATGCTCCCTCTTCCAAATGATCAAATACGGTAA